A window of Ovis canadensis isolate MfBH-ARS-UI-01 breed Bighorn chromosome X, ARS-UI_OviCan_v2, whole genome shotgun sequence contains these coding sequences:
- the LOC138930323 gene encoding uncharacterized protein, producing MGRGKIKQNSLNLCQIPLVHMVPFPHLPLLTHPVDREAENPHFFPPTPSSRPLPPPAAPKPRSSHRGNQRDRSLPSCPDHRRQHPPPPTTRRPPAPRTLTHDQAAAAAAGCGLQAAVTRTGALLAALAIPGDWDSLDRLARGPPPQLVPPARVPAPTCSPASHSPAQARGKGGRGSGPAAPATVATAVTVAAAVAAAAAAEAAAATVAEAVAEASVAEAEAEVEAEASVEEAVAEATLGEAVAALAEEEAEAALAAAAVAVMEASEAEAAAAVAEAAAPALGEADEDAAAEVEAAVAAAAAAAAAAAADADAETGGGSEGNPDFPMASLYVGDLHPEVTEAMLYEKFSPAGPILSIRLCRDKITRRSLGYAYVNYQQPVDAKRALETLNFDVIKGRPVRIMWSQRDPSLRKSGVGNVFIKNLGKTIDNKALYNIFSAFGNILSCKVACDEKGPKGYGFVHFQKQESAERAIDAMNGMFLNYRKIFVGRFKSHKEREAERGAWARQSTSADVKDFEEDTDEEATLR from the coding sequence ATGGGGAGaggaaagataaaacaaaactCCCTAAATCTATGTCAGATTCCCTTGGTCCACATGGTACCCTTTCCCCATCTTCCTCTTCTTACACATCCAGTTGATCGAGAGGCTGAGAACCCACACTTCTTCCCGCCAACACCAAgctcccgccccctcccaccgcccgcTGCCCCGAAGCCCCGCAGCAGCCACAGGGGGAACCAAAGAGACAGAAGCCTTCCCAGCTGCCCGGACCACAGACGCcaacaccccccgccccccaccacacgCCGCCCGCCGGCGCCCCGCACGCTAACCCACGACcaagcggcggcggcagcagcgggCTGCGGGCTGCAGGCTGCGGTGACTCGCACCGGCGCGCTCCTGGCAGCGCTAGCCATCCCAGGTGACTGGGACTCGCTGGATCGGCTGGCCCGGGGTCCTCCGCCCCAGCTCGTGCCCCCGGCCCGGGTTCCGGCGCCCACCTGCTCTCCAGCCTCTCACTCCCCCGCGCAGGCTCGCGGGAAGGGAGGTCGCGGCAGCGGCCCGGCGGCACCGGCGACCGTGGCGACAGCGGTGACagtggcggcggcggtggcggctgcAGCGGCGGCGGAGGCTGCGGCGGCGACCGTGGCAGAGGCGGTGGCAGAGGCCTCCGTGGCGGAGGCGGAAGCAGAGGTGGAGGCCGAGGCCTCAGTAGAGGAGGCAGTGGCGGAGGCCACCCTGGGGGAGGCGGTGGCAGCCCTGGcggaggaggaggcggaggcTGCACTGGCGGCGGCGGCCGTGGCGGTGATGGAGGCCAGCGAGGCCGAAGCCGCCGCCGCCGTAGCGGAGGCTGCGGCGCCCGCCCTGGGGGAGGCGGATGAGGATGCCGCTGCGGAGGTGGAGGCAGCggtggcagcggcggcggcggcggccgctgcTGCCGCCGCGGATGCAGATGCGGAAACCGGCGGGGGCTCCGAGGGGAACCCGGACTTTCCTATGGCCTCGCTGTACGTGGGCGACCTGCACCCTGAGGTGACGGAGGCAATGCTGTACGAGAAGTTCAGCCCGGCCGGGCCCATCCTCTCCATCCGCCTTTGCAGGGACAAGATCACCCGCCGCTCGTTGGGCTATGCGTATGTCAACTACCAGCAACCGGTGGACGCCAAGCGGGCCCTGGAGACCCTGAACTTTGATGTCATCAAGGGCAGGCCGGTGCGCATCATGTGGTCCCAGCGGGACCCCTCGCTCCGCAAGAGCGGAGTGGGCAACGTCTTCATCAAGAACCTGGGCAAGACCATCGACAACAAGGCTCTGTACAACATCTTCTCTGCGTTCGGTAACATCCTGTCCTGCAAAGTGGCCTGCGACGAAAAGGGGCCCAAGGGCTATGGGTTCGTGCACTTCCAGAAGCAGGAGTCCGCCGAGCGGGCCATAGATGCGATGAATGGCATGTTCCTGAACTACCGCAAAATTTTCGTTGGGAGATTCAAGTCGCATAAAGAACGAGAGGCCGAAAGGGGAGCCTGGGCCAGGCAGTCCACCAGTGCTGACGTCAAGGATTTTGAGGAAGACACCGATGAGGAGGCCACCTTGCGATGA